The genomic interval CTTCGTTGGGCTTGGCGTCGGGGTTTTCTTTTAGCTGACGTTTGTTCGGCGGCGTCAGTTGTTTGCCGCTGGCCAGAACTTGCGTTTGACTGAACACGCGAACGTTGTTGTAGAGTTCTTCTTTGATCGTGGTCCAATTCTCAAGCCCCGCGGTGACCGGGTGCGATTGATCGCTGTAAACGATGTCGATCGGCGCCTGGGGGCCGTGACCGGTCGACTGAACGCCCAGCATCTCGTACCAGCCCGCGTTGTCCGCCCCCAACTCGACCGGACTGCGGAAATCACCCCAGCGATAGCTGTGCATCGCGCAATGCAAATTGACGGCGGGGACGCCATTGCGATGTGCGTTCAAGATGCGACCGACATAGGGTTGCTCGGTCACGTTGGCCGAGCACTCGTCGTGCAAGATCACGTCGTAGCCGTCGGCCCAGTTGTCTTTCTCATAGATT from Stieleria varia carries:
- a CDS encoding ThuA domain-containing protein, which gives rise to MKTHLNRRVLGTALIAAFLTVSVAGVTNGQDKSAASAKPLKVLLVAGGCCHDYATQTQLLKKGIEARINAVVTVEFNPSKTTETRFEIYEKDNWADGYDVILHDECSANVTEQPYVGRILNAHRNGVPAVNLHCAMHSYRWGDFRSPVELGADNAGWYEMLGVQSTGHGPQAPIDIVYSDQSHPVTAGLENWTTIKEELYNNVRVFSQTQVLASGKQLTPPNKRQLKENPDAKPNEADAVVVWTNEFGPNKTKVFCTTLGHNNETVGDDRYLDLVTRGILWSTGNLTADGKPVAALVK